The following are encoded in a window of Panicum virgatum strain AP13 chromosome 5N, P.virgatum_v5, whole genome shotgun sequence genomic DNA:
- the LOC120673830 gene encoding peptidyl-prolyl cis-trans isomerase CYP57-like gives MSSVYVLEPPTKGKVVVQTTAGPLDIELWPKEAPKAARNFVQLCLEGYYDGTLFHRVIKNFLVQGGDPTGSGTGGESIYGAPFADEFHSRLRFNHRGLVACANAGTPHSNGSQFFITLDRCDWLDKKNTIFGKVTGDSIFNLLALADVETDKDDRPVYPQKILSVEVLWDPFEDIVPRQLKKAEFVAKADAEVKPKKKAVKQLNVLSFGDEVEEEENEAASSVPAKIKSIHDVLDDPRFLKGEPEDVQLSKEQEEKKKDTVLSVRDALISKKVDSREPEHAPESDDYPEDENEEDFDNRMRSQILKKRRELGDVPPRETSKADKPHRKDKELPDRRAEIKHRRDNDDDDNQEHELQKSKKLSLKKKGIGSEASAERMSRTDANLQLLNPAEQERHLQKQKKRRLQGREDETLAKLQKFKASFLSKNPATDHIKEKNPATDKAEKEAEEDYTGWHTNRLSFLPDSSKDGMARKDDPDDYVVVDPLLEKGKEKFNKMQAKLKRREREWAGRSLT, from the exons ATGTCGTCGGTGTACGTGCTTGAGCCCCCGACGAAGGGCAAGGTGGTGGTGCAGACGACGGCTGGCCCGCTCGACATCGAGCTGTGGCCCAAGGAGGCCCCCAAGGCGGCGCGCAACTTCGTGCAGCTCTGCCTCGAGGGCTACTACGACGGCACCCTCTTCCACCGCGTCATCAAGAACTTCCTCGTCCAGGGCGGAGACCCCACTGGCTCCGGCACCG GGGGTGAGAGCATCTATGGCGCGCCGTTTGCAGATGAGTTCCACTCGCGGCTGAGGTTTAACCACAGGGGTTTAGTCGCGTGCGCCAATGCTGGCACGCCTCATTCAAACGGGAGCCAGTTCTTTATCACCCTTGACCGCTGCGATTGGCTTGACAAGAAGAACACCATCTTTGGGAAG GTTACTGGTGATTCTATTTTCAACCTTCTTGCCTTGGCTGATGTTGAGACAGATAAGGATGATCGACCTGTGTATCCACAGAAAATTCTTTCAGTAGAG GTTCTCTGGGACCCATTTGAGGATATTGTTCCAAGGCAGCTCAAGAAGGCTGAGTTTGTTGCCAAGGCTGATGCTGAGGTGAAACCTAAGAAGAAGGCAGTTAA GCAACTTAATGTGCTCTCTTTTGGAGATGAAGTAGAAGAGGAGGAGAATGAGGCAGCTTCCTCTGTTCCGGCCAAAATAAAAAGTATTCATGATGTGCTAGACGATCCCCGTTTCCTTAAAGGGGAACCAGAGGATGTACAGCTG tccaaggagcaagaggagaagaaaaaagaCACTGTTTTATCTGTCAGGGATGCTTTGATCTCAAAGAAAGTTGACTCAAGAGAGCCAGAGCATGCTCCAGAATCTGATGATTATCCTGAAGACGAGAATGAAGAGGATTTTGACAATAGAATGCGTTCACAAATCCTAAAAAAACGTAGAGAACTTGGTGATGTCCCCCCTCGTGAAACTTCTAAAGCAG ATAAACCACATCGGAAGGATAAGGAATTACCAGACCGCAGGGCCGAAATTAAACATAG GAGGGACAATGATGACGATGACAATCAGGAGCATGAACTACAAAAGTCTAAAAAACTATCATTGAAGAAAAAAGGTATTGGCTCAGAAGCCAGTGCTGAGAGGATGTCCAGAACAGATGCAAATTTGCAGCTTCTAAATCCAGCTGAACAAGAGAGACATTTGCAAAAACAGAAAAAACGCCGGCTTCAAGGCCGTGAAGACGAG ACTCTAGCAAAGCTACAGAAGTTCAAGGCTTCTTTCCTCAGTAAGAATCCTGCTACAGATCACATCAAAGAAAAGAATCCTGCTACTGATAAGGCAGAAAAGGAAGCTGAAGAGGACTACACGGGGTGGCATACAAACCGTCTGTCTTTCTTACCCGATTCTTCCAAG GATGGAATGGCTAGGAAAGATGATCCAGATGACTATGTGGTGGTAGATCCTCTTctggagaaaggaaaagaaaaattcaACAAGATGCAAGCGAAGCTTAAGCGGAGAGAGCGTGAATGGGCAGGCAGATCTCTCACCTGA
- the LOC120672279 gene encoding glutathione S-transferase T3-like, with product MKMFENQAENSHLVGRTSHGAPPVEELAATPPARGNQNMDKEQGGRIDKRILWKQEEDLRVMSAWLKNSVDSIAGNNKRNEQYWGEVARTYNMTTPSHRQRNMEQVKDRWHKVNKWTDLFHCAWLKARRLNTSGWNDQMWIDQAHKFYEEDNKDLNLGHFVLMDVWYAVRIEPKWLTYNDGLKNARRRKSSDQEAEEEREEVDPFDVTGKPRPMGQKAAKRAAYKPKVQSMSSSTDDADVIILKEAQANRLKILEVQQKLSAERLESPKIVHQAAKEHKEAKLAEKEAKTLEVKAKMMETYNCLLVKDTGLMTDEEKVDHVGTLKYLKKALFPDTGHCFLLMSVDTCARVSCCFYLLLMTVNRFSKGVTLFFPCAHDSDALLLQGYL from the exons ATGAAAATGTTCGAAAACCAGGCTGAGAATTCTCACCTTGTTGGGAGAACCTCTCACGGTGCCCCACCGGTTGAAGAACTAGCAGCCACTCCACCAGCAAGAGGGAACCAGAATATGGACAAGGAACAAGGTGGTAGGATTGATAAGCGGATTCTTTGGAAGCAAGAAGAAGATTTAAGAGTG ATGAGCGCTTGGTTGAAGAACTCGGTGGATTCTATCGCCGGTAATAACAAAAGGAATGAGCAGTATTGGGGCGAAGTCGCTAGGACTTACAACATGACAACGCCGAGTCATAGGCAGAGGAACATGGAGCAAGTAAAGGATAGATGGCACAAGGTTAACAAGTGGACTGACTTGTTTCATTGTGCCTGGCTGAAAGCTCGTAGATTGAATACAAGCGGATGGAATGATCAGATGTGGATTGATCAAGCCCACAAGTTTTATGAGGAAGACAACAAAGATTTGAATCTAGGACATTTTGTCCTAATGGATGTTTGGTATGCTGTCAGGATTGAGCCCAAATGGCTCACTTACAATGATGGTCTCAAAAATGCGCGCAGAAGGAAGTCATCAGACCAAGAGGCTgaagaggaaagggaagaagtGGACCCTTTTGATGTCACTGGAAAACCTAGACCAATGGGTCAAAAAGCAGCAAAAAGGGCAGCATATAAACCAAAGGTGCAGTCCATGTCTTCCTCAACAGATGATGCAGATGTTATAATCCTCAAAGAAGCTCAAGCCAACAGACTGAAGATACTAGAAGTGCAGCAGAAATTATCAGCAGAGAGGTTGGAGTCACCAAAGATTGTCCATCAAGCAGCAAAGGAGCACAAAGAGGCCAAACTGGCTGAGAAGGAAGCCAAGACTCTGGAGGTTAAAGCTAAAATGATGGAGACATATAACTGTCTACTTGTGAAAGATACTGGGCTCATGACAGATGAGGAAAAGGTTGATCATGTTGGAACACTGAAGTATTTGAAGAAGGCACTGTTTCCTGATACTGGGCACTGTTTTCTGCTCATGTCAGTTGACACATGTGCAAGGGTGTCATGCTGTTTTTACCTTCTGCTCATGACAGTTAACAGGTTTAGCAAGGGTGTCACACTGTTTTTTCCTTGCGCTCATGACAGTGATGCATTACTTTTGCAGGGATACTTGTAG